TACAATAGGGCTGAAGAAACAGCAGAAGTGCTAAAAGATGGTTGGTTATATACTGGTGATCTTGGGCGAATTGATAAAAAGGGATTTCTTTTTATCACCGGTCGCAAAAAGGATATAATCGTTCTATCAAATGGAAAAAATATTAACCCGGTTGAAATTGAAACAAAACTTGATAAGGCTTCACCCTGCATTAAGGAAGCTGGGGTTTATATGCATAATGATTCGCTAAATGCGGTTATTTTTCCCGATTATAAAGTTCTTTCAGATTTAGGGGTAAAAGATCCTGAACTCTACTTCCGTGAAACAGTAATGCCCGAATTTAACAAGGTGCTTAGCTCCTATAAACGTATCATGCACTTTACATTGGTTAAGGAAGAGCTTCCAAGGACTCGTCTACTAAAACTTCAACGATTCAAACTCGTTGAGATGGCAGAAAAACCTAAAAAGAAAAAGGGCAAAACTGAACATCCAGATAACGAAGAGTACCACGCAGTTAAAACCTTTATTGAGAGTCAGGTTGACATGGAGATATCCCCAGATGATCATCTTGAGTTCGATATTGCACTTGATTCGTTGGGTAGGCTTTCGCTAATCGATTTCATTGAATCAAAATTTGGAATTAAGCTCGATAACGATAAACTTTTAAGATTCCCTTCGATCAGGGCAATGGTTGATCATATCAGAGAGCATAAACTTTGGCACAAAGCTGAAGGGGTAAACTGGACAGAATTACTTAAGGATAAGGTTCATGTGAAATTGCCCAAAACTTGGCCAACCCAGAATATAATTAAGAGCATTGCCAAGGGAATATTTAAAATCTACTTTAAATTCAGAGGCGAGGGTACTCAAAATATTCCCGAAGGACCCTGCATAATTGCGCCAAACCACCAAAGTTTTCTGGATGGGCTACTTGTAGCATCTTTCATTAAACGCAAAACCTTTAAATCAACCTACTTTTACGCTAAAAAGAAACATGTAAACAATTGGTTTTTAAGTTTTTTGGCCAGTAAGAACAATGTAATTGTAATGGATATCAACAATGATCTTAAGGAGTCAATCCAAAAACTTGCAGAAATACTTAAAAGCGGAAAGAAAATTATCCTTTTCCCTGAGGGTACACGCACAAAAACTGGAGAACTAGGTGACTTTAAGAAGACCTTTGCAATTCTAAGTCGCGAACTAAACGTTCCTATTGTACCTGTTGCAATTGCTGGTGCTTATTCGGCCTTTCCAAGAGGATCAAAAGTGCCAAGGCTTCGAACACCAATTATGGTTAGTTTTTTAGCTCCTGTTTATCCAATTGAGTATGATTTGGAATCGCTTGTTGAAAAAGTTAAAGGATTAATTGGTGAAAAAATTTCGGAATAGTTGATTATATATGTTGCATCTAAAATAGCTTGCATTTTTGATGTGGCTTTAAATGGGAATTATGTAAAAACAAGTCAGTGCTTTTTTGAAATTCGTTACATCCGTATTTTGGTGTGGAAAGCCAATCTTGCTACGAAACACTCCCTCACACTAATTTTTCCTTCATAACAAATTGTATCCACCAATTCAACGCACGCATAATAAATTATAATTCAAACAAATACCTAATTGTATGAAAGGTACAATCAACCCAATTTGCCTTTCAGGTGGAGGTAGTTGCGATAGTATAGGTGAAACCTAATACGCTAAAACGCGCAATGAGCGGACGCATAAGTTGCAAAAGTTAGGCCTCGTTACGCAACTAGCAGTAGTTTGTCTAACAAAGATGATGAAACCTGTCACCACGCTGGATGAAATAGGAGAAAGGAATATCCTATAAACGGTGAAACCAGCGGGGCTGCTCGTAGTATTTTGTTGCGTGTGCGTCAAAGGTAACACATGAACGTGGGAACTTTCAAAGAAAGTGTTTGCTGAAATATACGCATGAGTTGATACAAATATTTTAATAATAAAAGAAATATTTCAACCGTTTCTGCTAATTTCCATAAGCTTATCTACGTTTTTAATTTCAATTGTTTTTTCCTTAAAATCAATAATGCCTTCTTTATTAAATTTTTTTAGAATTGTAATCACGTTTTCTCTTGAACAAGCAGCATATTCAGCTATTTCAACTCTGCTTAATGACATTTCGAAGACCTTTTTTTTGTAAACATTTTTTGATAAATACAATAAAACATCTGCAATTCGACCATTAGCTTGCCTGTGAGCAAGACTAACATAATTTTCAATCGCAGCTTCAAACATGCCAATTGAATGCCTAAAAATATTTGATGCAAACACGCTATTTTTTTCTACTAAACGGCTTATTACTTTATAATCTAACAGACATATATCACATTCCTCAACAGCAACCAATGAAAACACATTAGTATCTTTAAAAAACATATTAACACAACCAAGAAACTTTTGTTCAGAAAGCACACTCACAATCAAATTACGACCACGTCTGTCTTCATATGCCATTTTCACAATGCCTTTATATAGAAACGCAACATGTGTAGCCTTCGTTCCTTGTTTTATAATAGTTTCATTTTTCTTATAACGCAATTGTCTAGCAGTATTTCTAATTATTCTAAAATCATCAACGGGTATGTTTCCACACAATAATATTTTAAATGAGCAGTCGTCACAACCAAATGAATTATTAACAATATCCATAAAATGCTCTTTATTAAGTTAATTATTTAACAAAACAAAGTTAGTTATTTCAAACAAATAAAAAATAACAAAAGTGTAAAAAAAATACATTTGTTATTCGTTTTTTTAAGGACAGCAAACTTTGTTAAACTAAACAAAATTAATTATTATGGAATCTATTTTAGAAGAAAAGCAAATAAGTCAAAAGAGTGGATTAGAATATACTGATGAAGAAAAGCACATTTTTTCAATTATTACTGGTTTTTTCAAATCGAAAATACTTGCAACTGCCATTAGTATTGATTTTTTCTCATATATGGCTTACAGACCCAGAAGTATTGATGAAATTAAAAGTCAGTTTAATATACCCAACAGACCATTGCGGCTTTTTCTGGATTCGCTTGTTCACATGAAATTAATATCATTGAACAATGATAATAAATATCAAAATACTGGATTGAGTCACAGATATTTGGTTAAAGGTAAATTATCGAACTTAGGAGATGTTGTAGAGATGTTCGATTCATTATATGATGAATTTGGAGACTTTACTGAAATGCTTTTTAATGATGTGCCTAAAAACAAAACCTACAGTTATTTCTTTGAAAATGCAAAAGAAGAAACAGAAATAAGTGAGTATAGTGATCAAATGCACAGAACCAGTGGTAGTCCAGCAATGGCATTGTCTGAATTTTATGATTTTAGCAATAGTAAAACAATTATTGATATTGGGGGGGGGACAGGTAAAGCCTGTATGAACCTTGTGTCACAGTATGCACATTTAAATTGCATATTATTCGATTTACCTGCTGTTTGCGAAAAAGCTCAAAAGGAATTGGGAAATTTTTGGTTGTCCCATAGAATTAACGTACACTCTGGAGATTTTTTCAAAGATGAACTACCAACAGGTTTTGATACTGCTCTAATGATGCGAATTACTCACGATTGGTCTATTGAGCAAATTAAAATTCTTTTTAAAAAAATATACAATAGTCTTCCGGAAGGTGGCAAGTTAATGGTTTATGAAACATTTAAAAGCGATGACAGAAAGAATCCAGGAGATTCATCAATGGTTTCCTTGTTACTACTTACCATAAGTCCAAATGGGGAATGCAGAACTAAGGCCGAAATTAAAGAAATATTACTGGAAACTGGCTTTAGCAATATTGAGTTTCTACATACAATCTACATTTATAGTGTAATTGTAGCCACTAAATAACCCTAAGACAATGATTGAAATGAAACAAAAAACAATTTTCATAACTGGAGCAACAGGTTTTCTTGGGAGTCATTTAGTATATGAGATGTTAAAGATGGGACATAGGATTATTGCATTAAGCAGAAAATCGAAAAGCAATTATGCCTCTCCTATGTTACGGGTTATTGAAACTTTAAAAGCAATCGACGAAAATGTTAACATCAGCAGAAATAATTTAATTGTTATTGAAGGAGATGTAACTAATTCGGGTGATGAACTTTTTAAAGAAATAATCAACAATCAAATTGATTATATAGATGAAGTTTGGCATTGTGTGGCAACTTTCAAAATTAAAGAAAAAGATATTGAAGAAATTAAAAGAATTAATATCGAAGGTTGCCGAAACATGTTGAATTTGGTTGTGATGATAAACCAAAAAATGAAATCAAGTTGCAGATACTTCCATGTTAGTACAGCATATAGCAGTGGACGAAAGGCTAAACCTATAGAAGAAAAAATTCAAAAAGAGAACCCAAATTTCCGATCGCTATATGAGTGGTCAAAAAACCAATCTGAATTATTGATTGAAACCTATCAAAAAGACTATAATCTTGATATTACAATTTTAAGACCTTCTATTATAATTGGTGCAAAGAAAAACAAAGTGCTAAGTCGTGCCGGTTATTATCAATTCTGCGAAGAACTATATACACTTAAAAAACGATTTGAAGTTAATATGGGTTCTTCTTTTGATGGCAATATTGATGTTCGGTTTATTTGCAATGCTAACATTTGCCTAAATCTTGTCCCTATGGACTATATTACAAACTCAATGTTAGCATTAGCAAATAAGAAAGAGCTAGTAACAAACGAACTTAAAATATTTAACATCATTAACGAAAATGCACCAAATATTGGAGAGGTACAACAATTGTTATGTAAAGATTTGAGAATCAGCGGATTTAATATGATCGAGGAGGAGGAGTTTAATAAAAATCCACCCAGTCCATTGGAAAAACTATTTGA
This genomic interval from Bacteroidales bacterium contains the following:
- a CDS encoding AMP-binding protein, which produces MIISNEYINKSAIIAKNKNVTYSELFISIEQYSQLFNNRNYKKVAIYSENCIEWIYAFYAALQNNCIAVPVDFMASNEDVTFILNDCKPELIFSSSGQKVELERIMQGLTYKPEVLIIGEIELPKVEEQVKPVELKNIDQTAVIIYTSGTTGTPKGVMLSYKSIIENIYGVSKHVEIFTPEREVLMLLPLHHVFPLVGTMMAPLFVGGTIVMSPSMQSADLMETFKNNHIAIMIGVPRFYELIYKGIKAKIDVSFVARSLFKIVGMTGSKTLGKKIFGKVHRSFGGQLQFLVAGGAALNKEVGRFFKTLGFEVLEGFGMTEAAPMITFTRPGNVLIGSPGHPLPGLLVEIRDGEIIAKGPSIMQGYYNRAEETAEVLKDGWLYTGDLGRIDKKGFLFITGRKKDIIVLSNGKNINPVEIETKLDKASPCIKEAGVYMHNDSLNAVIFPDYKVLSDLGVKDPELYFRETVMPEFNKVLSSYKRIMHFTLVKEELPRTRLLKLQRFKLVEMAEKPKKKKGKTEHPDNEEYHAVKTFIESQVDMEISPDDHLEFDIALDSLGRLSLIDFIESKFGIKLDNDKLLRFPSIRAMVDHIREHKLWHKAEGVNWTELLKDKVHVKLPKTWPTQNIIKSIAKGIFKIYFKFRGEGTQNIPEGPCIIAPNHQSFLDGLLVASFIKRKTFKSTYFYAKKKHVNNWFLSFLASKNNVIVMDINNDLKESIQKLAEILKSGKKIILFPEGTRTKTGELGDFKKTFAILSRELNVPIVPVAIAGAYSAFPRGSKVPRLRTPIMVSFLAPVYPIEYDLESLVEKVKGLIGEKISE
- a CDS encoding Crp/Fnr family transcriptional regulator, whose amino-acid sequence is MDIVNNSFGCDDCSFKILLCGNIPVDDFRIIRNTARQLRYKKNETIIKQGTKATHVAFLYKGIVKMAYEDRRGRNLIVSVLSEQKFLGCVNMFFKDTNVFSLVAVEECDICLLDYKVISRLVEKNSVFASNIFRHSIGMFEAAIENYVSLAHRQANGRIADVLLYLSKNVYKKKVFEMSLSRVEIAEYAACSRENVITILKKFNKEGIIDFKEKTIEIKNVDKLMEISRNG
- a CDS encoding NAD-dependent epimerase/dehydratase family protein, with the protein product MKQKTIFITGATGFLGSHLVYEMLKMGHRIIALSRKSKSNYASPMLRVIETLKAIDENVNISRNNLIVIEGDVTNSGDELFKEIINNQIDYIDEVWHCVATFKIKEKDIEEIKRINIEGCRNMLNLVVMINQKMKSSCRYFHVSTAYSSGRKAKPIEEKIQKENPNFRSLYEWSKNQSELLIETYQKDYNLDITILRPSIIIGAKKNKVLSRAGYYQFCEELYTLKKRFEVNMGSSFDGNIDVRFICNANICLNLVPMDYITNSMLALANKKELVTNELKIFNIINENAPNIGEVQQLLCKDLRISGFNMIEEEEFNKNPPSPLEKLFDRKLVFQAPYMREDVRFSNENFRKHLTFDEIPTPIMDENFLHTINEDFFKALQEVFNLRLKTTT